A genomic region of Thunnus albacares chromosome 4, fThuAlb1.1, whole genome shotgun sequence contains the following coding sequences:
- the arl6ip5a gene encoding ADP-ribosylation factor-like 6 interacting protein 5a gives MAKVELTPLRPWDDFFPGSDRFAKPDVKDLAKWNNRVVSNLLYYQTNYLAMAVVVFLIVGFLNPLGMFTAMAVVSGVFLGSVWAGDNRAVINNFKRQNPTAFVIAVMVASYILISMLGSVMVFMTAITLPLALIFAHSSFRLRNMKNKLENKIEGAGLKRSPMGILLEALGQQEENFQKIQSFLEGKLKE, from the exons ATGGCCAAAGTAGAGCTGACACCGCTCAGACCATGGGACGACTTCTTCCCCGGGTCGGACAGATTCGCTAAACCAGACGTGAAAGATTTAGCGAAGTGGAATAACAGAGTCGTCAGCAACTTGCTTTATTATCAAACCAATTACTTGGCAATGGCAGTGGTTGTTTTCCTCATCGTCGG GTTCTTGAATCCTCTGGGGATGTTCACAGCCATGGCCGTGGTGTCAGGCGTCTTCCTGGGTTCAGTGTGGGCCGGGGACAACCGAGCTGTGATCAACAACTTTAAGCGACAGAACCCCACAGCGTTTGTGATTGCTGTCATGGTCGCCAGCTACATCTTAATATCTATGCTGGGGAGCGTCATGGTGTTCATGACGGCAATCACTTTACCTCTGGCTT TGATATTTGCACACTCTTCATTTCGCCTCCGCAACATGAAGAATAAACTGGAGAACAAGATAGAAGGTGCTGGACTGAAGAGGTCACCTATGGGCATTTTGCTGGAAGCTCTGGGTCAGCAAGAGGAGAACTTTCAAAAAATCCAGAGTTTCCTGGAGGGCAAACTGAAGGAGTGA